Proteins found in one Hypomesus transpacificus isolate Combined female unplaced genomic scaffold, fHypTra1 scaffold_389, whole genome shotgun sequence genomic segment:
- the LOC124464580 gene encoding cGMP-dependent protein kinase 1-like, which translates to MRELIPVPARKQRERQPSLPAPSPPLSFPVTYTIQTSKKFPFFHFKKCRYEAENAFSSNLKLVDFNIIDTLGVGGFGRVELVQLKSDEVKTFAMKILKKRHIVDTRQQEHIRSEKQIMQEAHSDFIVRLYRTFKDSKYLYMLMEACLGGELWTILRDRGSFEDSTTRFYTACVVEAFAYLHSKGIIYRDLKPENLILDHRGYAKLVDFGFAKKIGFGKKTWTFCGTPEYVAPEIILNKGHDISADYWSLGILMYELLTGSPPFSGPDPMKTYNIILRGIDMIEFPKKITKNAANLIKKLCRDNPSERLGNLKNGVKDIQKHKWFEGFNWEGLRKGTLTPPIIPDVSSPTDTSNFDSFPEDGDDPPPDDNSGWDTDF; encoded by the exons ATGCGCGAGCTCATCCCGGTCCCGGCCCGGAAACAGCGGGAGAGGCAGCCCAGCCTCCCGGCCCCctcgcctcccctctccttccccgtCACCTACACCATCCAGACCTCTAAGAAGTTCCCTTTCTTCCACTTCAAAAAATGCAGGTACGAGGCGGAAAATGCCTTCTCCTCCAACCTGAAGCTGGTGGACTTCAACATCATCGACACGCTAGGGGTCGGGGGATTCGGACGCGTTGAGCTG GTGCAGCTGAAGAGCGACGAGGTGAAGACCTTCGCCATGAAGATCCTGAAGAAGAGACACATCGTGGACACGAGGCAGCAGGAGCACATCCGCTCGGAGAAACAGATCATGCAGGAGGCCCACTCAGACTTCattgtcag GCTGTACCGGACCTTTAAAGACAGCAAGTACTTGTACATGCTGATGGAGGCTTGTCTGGGAGGAGAACTCTGGACTATTCTGAGGGACAG gGGTTCCTTTGAGGACTCGACCACAAGGTTCTATACAGCCTGCGTGGTGGAGGCCTTTGCTTACCTGCATTCCAAAGGCATCATCTACAGAGACCTCAAACCAGAGAACCTCATACTGGACCACCGGGGATACGCCAAGCTg GTGGACTTTGGTTTTGCCAAGAAGATTGGGTTTGGGAAGAAGACGTGGACGTTCTGTGGTACGCCGGAGTACGTGGCTCCAGAGATCATCTTGAACAAGGGCCACGACATCTCAGCCGACTACTGGTCGCTAGGCATCTTGATGTACGAGCTCCTGACAGGAAG ccctcccttctCAGGACCAGACCCCATGAAGACCTACAACATCATCTTGAGAGGCATTGACATGATCGAATTCCCAAAGAAAATCACCAAAAATGCTGCCAACTTAATCAAGAAACTATGCAG AGACAATCCGTCCGAGAGACTGGGAAACTTGAAGAATGGAGTGAAAGACATTCAGAAGCACAA atggTTCGAGGGGTTCAACTGGGAGgggctgaggaaagggacgctgactcCTCCCATCATCCCTGAT GTCTCGTCGCCCACGGATACCAGTAACTTTGACAGTTTCCCAGAGGATGGTGACGACCCCCCTCCTGATGACAACTCTGGATGGGACACTGACTTTTAA
- the dkk1b gene encoding dickkopf-related protein 1b isoform X1 yields MVLCMCSAVMCLVLGFIGPALAGSVILNSNSIKSIPSVAGAGHPVSASPDEFSFDAGGQNLAIDSIQSLSCAADEECGDHGFCYASRGACLPCKRRRKRCTRNAMCCPGNQCSNGVCLPLDPDMLPQIGVEDLVPVGTMQEDNSTAEFTSRTSTQDATPRAGMEGESCLRSSNCSEGLCCARHFWSKICKPVLKEGQVCTKHKRKAAHGLEIFQRCDCGDELACRTQRVPGEHSNSKAARSLHTCQRP; encoded by the exons ATGgtgctgtgtatgtgttctGCTGTGATGTGCTTAGTGCTCGGTTTCATTGGTCCTGCACTCGCAGGATCCGTGATTCTCAACTCAAACTCTATCAAGAGCATCCCCAGTGTGGCGGGTGCCGGTCACCCGGTAAGTGCGAGCCCGGACGAGTTTAGCTTCGACGCCGGCGGTCAGAATCTGGCAATCGACTCCATACAG TCTCTGAGTTGCGCGGCTGACGAGGAGTGCGGTGACCATGGATTCTGCTACGCCTCCCGAGGCGCGTGTCTCCCATGCAAGCGGCGTAGGAAGCGTTGCACCCGCAACGCGATGTGCTGCCCCGGCAACCAGTGCAGTAACG gaGTGTGTCTGCCCCTTGACCCAGACATGCTGCCCCAGATTGGTGTGGAAGACCTGGTACCTGTAGGAACCATGCAGGAGGACAACTCCACAGCCGAGTTCACCTCCAGAACCAGCACACAGGATGCAACACCCAGAG caggcatggagggagagagttgcCTGCGCTCGTCGAACTGCTCAGAGGGCCTGTGCTGCGCCCGTCACTTCTGGTCGAAGATCTGCAAGCCGGTGCTGAAGGAAGGCCAGGTGTGCACCAAGCACAAGAGGAAAGCTGCCCACGGCCTGGAGATCTTCCAGAGGTGTGACTGTGGAGACGAGCTGGCCTGCAGGACCCAGAGGGTCCCCGGGGAGCACAGCAACAGCAAGGCAGCCAGGAGCCTCCACACCTGCCAGAGGCCCTGA
- the dkk1b gene encoding dickkopf-related protein 1b isoform X2, which yields MVLCMCSAVMCLVLGFIGPALAGSVILNSNSIKSIPSVAGAGHPVSASPDEFSFDAGGQNLAIDSIQSLSCAADEECGDHGFCYASRGACLPCKRRRKRCTRNAMCCPGNQCSNGVCLPLDPDMLPQIGVEDLVPVGTMQEDNSTAEFTSRTSTQDATPRGMEGESCLRSSNCSEGLCCARHFWSKICKPVLKEGQVCTKHKRKAAHGLEIFQRCDCGDELACRTQRVPGEHSNSKAARSLHTCQRP from the exons ATGgtgctgtgtatgtgttctGCTGTGATGTGCTTAGTGCTCGGTTTCATTGGTCCTGCACTCGCAGGATCCGTGATTCTCAACTCAAACTCTATCAAGAGCATCCCCAGTGTGGCGGGTGCCGGTCACCCGGTAAGTGCGAGCCCGGACGAGTTTAGCTTCGACGCCGGCGGTCAGAATCTGGCAATCGACTCCATACAG TCTCTGAGTTGCGCGGCTGACGAGGAGTGCGGTGACCATGGATTCTGCTACGCCTCCCGAGGCGCGTGTCTCCCATGCAAGCGGCGTAGGAAGCGTTGCACCCGCAACGCGATGTGCTGCCCCGGCAACCAGTGCAGTAACG gaGTGTGTCTGCCCCTTGACCCAGACATGCTGCCCCAGATTGGTGTGGAAGACCTGGTACCTGTAGGAACCATGCAGGAGGACAACTCCACAGCCGAGTTCACCTCCAGAACCAGCACACAGGATGCAACACCCAGAG gcatggagggagagagttgcCTGCGCTCGTCGAACTGCTCAGAGGGCCTGTGCTGCGCCCGTCACTTCTGGTCGAAGATCTGCAAGCCGGTGCTGAAGGAAGGCCAGGTGTGCACCAAGCACAAGAGGAAAGCTGCCCACGGCCTGGAGATCTTCCAGAGGTGTGACTGTGGAGACGAGCTGGCCTGCAGGACCCAGAGGGTCCCCGGGGAGCACAGCAACAGCAAGGCAGCCAGGAGCCTCCACACCTGCCAGAGGCCCTGA